In Clupea harengus chromosome 25, Ch_v2.0.2, whole genome shotgun sequence, one genomic interval encodes:
- the LOC116219500 gene encoding uncharacterized protein LOC116219500: MSVSLISMLSQMASWKVSRRTMLIPYGLKSLLESLCRAIRTEDPQHIEQFIAAYCKDLLEHRDRIANTATPSRDLRQVIQLYQKMRELDQVMMINWPMRGSPESAQVWKPSGEPAEMYQRCVSLVSCHLADDALTVSQSMPVQSSLAQPKSPEDLPAARVQSAVFQRVPSTSDFTEIKGTVLIDSARAPPADVIVVHSENLPGTIVFHCESRPSSASSVRSCGTRTPSVTDTDGTEECGLEMDSDEMVVFERVPSKEDFLPLQSSVEVESGKLQNSEIVDEPRTTVGQYHSSEETEEQHETLEVAAAQESSKIKKEVSSRQSLVKVFSAHMVKTEDSVEKMDDGSKQSDGDMTPSTSSETSITVIECPVSSEPTMNDIRRTGDIEGPILHATDSEADSHLVISNDLSDVSGLKETTPMAAEVDRAASTDKYLILVKEMAEECVAEAVELLSSESLPNQTERHSSPRIYSETVFVPGVTAVDGVTWQDLQTLSPDASQSVSPDPLLLAEMPQTVISVSESVSPLYTVEREETAAQEQSVEEALIAAAAGVSVLPAECSGTDRVESTETAYVVTTENTPHKSLDESVVSVTPVRSPIQMNMNEIADADDLNLVKEMPESLADNSELSPLAQVHPEEMLGFPSDQTSAAGGECPNTTDTGFITSGGIPCQEDSLTETMKTTEMGTTSKVSSETSEISQTVTSVFEKVSPLCTVDGGEIAVQEPSVEDILNAATAVLVAVAAAAAVESVMPPECSGSDNAECLETVQNVLKEDMGSVLSKHSGVNLDAKSASEPVDNVTPIKSPIQENMSETADADDLVEGMPESLADYSEPSPFRQEQPEETADSPDEHIVLTSPADEDGPKVTYTECITCDREKAEAALQEPSGEDALGAVESVLPGGNNADGPETAENVLQKDVESVSPRYSGTDITEGLASEPIEDNVDNTSLVSSSDEENMSEITETATAQSQTRTLSPDAFRKTEVPQTDTLEVDWTLDTGLNREEAKAQQPSGDGALSVSPDVKGSFLLHRPFESSETETFEKLGIAEIVVPQDMELVSVGCSRDITEGSLSQSAGDSIDDHRESSPTGPSLEATNEITETDYLSLVTEASDHVSHILEPSPLRKGLSEERMTSELSVDTPAQVFTASEEYPGEVVTICTGHIPSARIPTQEEDVSISRGTTDRGASPIFSPNTSSVSGCVHDTQGNQSPASSNHLPGPPSSAEEQQQHTPDSVAERGTLTPFNSPVLKGSVNQMWTLYDLPHSSDEGTLCTNILSQPPFNGRAYIHAFGPGHVLLAERSPQHSRLDLHQASEGHVEGTIQASDLHRHRAQDVAPTAEAACSVHPSASLPDTGTQEIILPNYLLCVDDKQATPLMGAPGGPAQSVRVRRDDASGLLSLTFPSAVLGGAQRRGGQSQFMQITTDQGHSVYSPAVLRIVTHPADQN, from the exons atgtctgtctcactgatttCGATGCTTTCTCAGATGGCGTCCTGGAAGGTCTCCCGCCGGACAATGTTGATTCCGTATGGCTTGAAGAGTTTGCTGGAATCTCTGTGTCGTGCGATAAGAACTGAAGACCCACAGCACATAGAACAGTTTATCGCTGCGTATTGCAAGGACCTCCTAGAGCACAGAGACC GTATTGCAAATACAGCCACTCCTTCCAGAGACCTTAGACAAGTCATACAGCTTTACCAGAAAATGCGAG AGCTTGACCAAGTTATGATGATAAATTGGCCAATGCGAGGTTCTCCGGAGTCGGCCCAGGTCTGGAAACCATCTGGGGAGCCTGCAGAGATGTATCAGAGATGTGTCAGCCTTGTCAGCTGCCACCTTGCTGATGACGCCTTGACTGTCAGTCAGAGTATGCCTGTTCAGTCTTCCCTGGCGCAGCCCAAGAGCCCTGAGGACCTTCCCGCAGCTAGGGTTCAATCAGCAGTCTTCCAGAGGGTTCCATCAACGAGTGATTTCACTGAGATCAAGGGAACTGTTCTGATTGATTCTGCAAGGGCACCGCCTGCTGATGTCATCGTGGTTCACTCAGAGAACCTTCCGGGCACAATAGTGTTCCACTGTGAAAGTCGCCCCAGTTCAGCTTCATCTGTGAGGTCTTGTGGCACCAGGACACCCTCTGTGACTGACACAGATGGGACAGAGGAGTGTGGTCTTGAGATGGACTCGGATGAGATGGTGGTGTTTGAAAGAGTTCCCTCCAAGGAGGattttcttcctcttcagtCTTCTGTGGAGGTGGAGTCCGGTAAGCTGCAGAATTCAGAGATTGTAGACGAGCCTCGCACCACAGTGGGACAATATCATAGCtcagaggagacggaggagcaACATGAAACACTGGAAGTGGCAG CCGCCCAAGAGTCATCCAAGATAAAGAAGGAGGTATCATCGAGACAAAGCCTGGTCAAGGTGTTCTCTGCTCATATGGTGAAAACTGAGGATAGCGTTGAAAAGATGGATGACGGATCAAAGCAATCAGATGGAGACATGACACCCAGCACATCTTCAGAGACGTCCATTACAG TCATAGAATGTCCAGTTTCATCTGAACCAACAATGAATGATATCAGAAGAACCGGTGATATTGAAGGTCCAATTTTACACGCAACTGACAGTGAAGCAGATTCACATCTGGTGATCTCTAATGATCTGTCTGACGTGTCTGGACTTAAAGAAACAACACCGATGGCTGCCGAAGTGGATAGGGCAGCTTCGACTGACAAATACTTAATCCTGGTAAAAGAAATGGCAGAAGAATGTGTAGCTGAGGCTGTGGAGTTATTGTCTTCTGAAAGTCTACCAAACCAAACTGAAAGACACTCATCTCCTAGAATATATTCAGAGACAGTTTTTGTGCCAG GTGTGACTGCTGTGGATGGAGTCACATGGCAGGATCTGCAAACACTTTCACCAGATGCGTCACAGAGTGTCTCTCCAGACCCCTTGCTTCTAGCAG AGATGCCACAAACTGTTATATCTGTGTCTGAAAGTGTTTCTCCTCTCTAcactgtggagagagaagagacagcagCCCAAGAACAATCTGTTGAAGAAGCTCTCATTGCCGCTGCTGCTGGAGTATCAGTATTACCAGCTGAATGCTCAGGCACTGACAGAGTTGAAAGTACTGAAACAGCTTATGTCGTCACAACGGAAAATACTCCTCACAAGTCATTAGATGAAAGTGTGGTTAGTGTGACTCCTGTCCGAAGTCCCattcagatgaacatgaatgagATTGCTGATGCAGATGATTTGAATCTGGTCAAGGAAATGCCAGAATCTCTGGCAGATAACTCTGAACTGTCACCTCTCGCACAAGTACACCCTGAGGAGATGTTAGGATTTCCAAGTGATCAGACAAGCGCTGCTGGTGGGGAGTGtccaaacacaacagacacagggTTTATAACATCTGGCGGTATACCCTGTCAGGAAGATAGTTTGACAGAAacaatgaagacaacagaaatgGGGACAACCTCAAAAGTTTCTTCAGAGACATCAG AGATATCTCAGACTGTTACATCTGTATTTGAGAAGGTTTCCCCTCTCTGCACTGTGGACGGAGGGGAGATAGCAGTGCAAGAACCATCTGTTGAAGACATTCTCaatgctgctactgctgttttggttgctgttgctgctgctgctgcagtagaATCAGTGATGCCCCCTGAATGCTCAGGAAGTGACAATGCTGAATGTCTTGAAACAGTGCAGAATGTTCTCAAAGAGGACATGGGGTCTGTGCTATCAAAACACTCAGGAGTCAACCTAGATGCAAAGTCTGCATCAGAGCCTGTAGACAATGTGACCCCTATCAAAAGTCCCATTCAGGAGAACATGAGTGAGactgctgatgctgatgattTGGTCGAGGGGATGCCTGAGTCTCTAGCGGACTACTCTGAACCGTCACCTTTCAGACAAGAGCAACCTGAGGAGACAGCAGACTCACCCGATGAGCACATTGTTCTGACAAGCCCTGCTGATGAGGATGGTCCTAAAGTAACCTACACTGAATGCATCACatgtgacagagaaaaagcagaggCAGCACTACAAGAACCATCTGGTGAAGATGCTCTCGGTGCTGTGGAATCGGTATTACCAGGAGGTAACAACGCTGATGGTCCTGAAACAGCAGAGAATGTGCTCCAAAAGGATGTGGAATCTGTATCACCAAGATATTCTGGAACTGACATCACAGAAGGGTTAGCTTCAGAACCAATAGAAGACAATGTGGACAACACAAGTCTTGTCAGTAGTTCCGATGAGGAGAACATGAGCGAGATTACTGAGACAGCGACAGCTCAGTCCCAGACACGAACACTTTCTCCAGATGCCTTTCGCAAAACag AGGTACCTCAGACTGACACATTGGAGGTAgactggacactggacactggactGAACAGAGAAGAGGCAAAAGCTCAACAGCCATCTGGTGATGGAGCTCTTAGTGTCTCACCAGATGTCAAGGGAAGCTTCTTGTTACATCGTCCGTTTGAATCCTCTGAAACTGAAACTTTTGAAAAGCTTGGAATAGCAGAGATTGTCGTCCCCCAGGACATGGAGCTAGTTTCAGTAGGATGTTCGAGAGACATCACAGAAGGGTCTCTGTCTCAGTCAGCAGGAGACAGCATAGACGACCACAGAGAGTCGTCTCCCACTGGGCCCAGTCTGGAGGCTACGAATGAGATCACTGAGACAGACTATCTGAGTTTGGTCACGGAGGCATCTGATCACGTGTCACACATCTTAGAACCATCCCCTCTCAGAAAAGGTCTCTCTGAGGAGAGAATGACTTCAGAGCTTTCAGTCGATACACCTGCTCAGGTATTCACTGCTAGTGAGGAATATCCAGGCGAAGTGGTCACCATCTGTACAGGCCATATACCATCCGCTAGAATTCCCACTCAGGAAGAGGATGTGAGTATATCAAGAGGAACAACAGACAGGGGGGCATCCCCAATCTTTTCCCCAAACACCTCTTCTGTGTCAG GTTGTGTGCATGACACACAGGGAAATCAGAGCCCTGCCTCAAGCAACCATCTCCCTGGGCCTCCCAGCTCTG CTGAGGAGCAGCAACAACACACTCCGGATTCTGTGGCTGAAAGGGGAactttgaccccattcaattcTCCTGTCCTCAAAGGCTCGGTCAATCAGATGTGGACTTTATACGATCTACCCCACAGCAGTGATGAGGGCACATTGTGCACCAATATCCTGTCCCAGCCTCCTTTCAATGGCAGAGCTTACATTCACGCCTTTGGGCCTGGCCATGTTCTACTGGCTGAGAGGTCTCCTCAACACTCTCGTCTTGACCTACATCAGGCCTCAGAAGGGCATGTAGAGGGTACGATCCAGGCTTCTGACCTACATCGACACAGAGCCCAAGACGTGGCCCCCACCGCTGAGGCCGCTTGCTCAGTTCACCCTTCAGCATCGCTCCCGGACACAGGCACTCAGGAAATCATCCTCCCCAATTACCTGTTGTGCGTCGATGACAAGCAGGCGACGCCTCTCATGGGGGCCCCCGGGGGCCCCGCTCAGTCGGTGAGGGTGAGACGAGATGACGCCTCGGGGCTCCTGTCCCTCACCTTCCCCTCGGCCGTCCTTGGTGGTGCTCAGAGGAGGGGTGGTCAGTCCCAGTTTATGCAGATCACCACCGATCAGGGCCACAGCGTCTACTCGCCCGCTGTGCTTCGGATCGTCACACACCCTGCTGACCAAAACTAA
- the LOC105900504 gene encoding uncharacterized protein LOC105900504 isoform X1, with translation MYTYLHKVLIPKGLKPMLEGFSRAVVRCKPDSVQHFAEKYFKALLTFRVENPNLGFDELLKAFQQSKYPLLNPKASIRRLESKEEWEAGPLLYEASVDHIGPVSRFPAGDSGETTRENAQEFTKAQFLTSESVEAQIEKSDLDGLISANVITLSPGPISPEMAAELAVFRRKTTPKSSPRHSHGSSLTGDCSQPGSQCGRLCSALFERVPLSDIDMDMDAVLIKTSILPNVSQIIVQSEEVPEIIVFQADIKLTDSVPDPECAVMKHTTPPPTSLTYCSPDTGDAVIAKMSESLELIASKCVMETSEDQTTAETKIDSAPQRGRGSASLRSSRSNIAAFISEKDQVTAEMKESASQKSSVSNMAACFISDKDQVTAEMKESASQKSSVSNMAACFISEKDQVTAEMKEPASQKSSVLNMAACFISDKDQVTAEMKESASQKSSVSNMTALSAADENQITKEATAYESSLDSASQKSSLSNIVIPARPSVCDETSAAEIQTVCESKEVATFQENQVPEVAAPDMSVLDIKVSATDMAATTLTEPPAAVDTSTSDGTPETQTPLQSQENVISGLTVPDVLETNTKVPSPCHEFAPALAEGKTSVSFVSSSAGAIKEAKAPVLVDVPSSARVEMELFGPEAVQITQANSVSSLEVRAPYLVYLPLQPVEVLMSGMIPQACAEGEEVKASSYVCIPVATGELSHNPSFVAAMTPQLSRTGSFAGIFNTFPETQKTQNSTEPSRPASQGHMGFSKARRPCTQSPAGVSMTGEGTGLAAHTSASLKQQAAAAVTNNGQLPNITCCSYGKLPSRPSEPVVASACPCVGPAGHWRLCHLTHPGAQSGVQPPCHYQASAYTSQCGLEQKAKIPMYLDCGLYCSCHHMPSARSSGSSMRPHHMPETTCSGHNLGPLISHQCCSSKHVCGQHVLPDTDRRCPHFWQAMSIPLRPHHSSSAMCDHQEGQSCGGANRSACGLTSATTMPSCSHQSAATMPSCSHQSATTMPSCSHQCAATEACHGMSDNIRIKECDGALFSKGFELTCFCFVVTDYGANFNL, from the exons ATGTACACCTATCTGCATAAAGTTCTGATTCCCAAGGGTCTCAAACCTATGCTTGAGGGATTCAGCAGAGCCGTGGTGAGATGTAAGCCGGACAGCGTCCAACATTTTGCTGAAAAATACTTCAAAGCTCTTCTCACCTTCAGAGTTG AGAATCCAAATTTAGGTTTTGATGAGCTTCTGAAGGCATTCCAACAATCAAAATATCCTCTAT TAAATCCAAAAGCCTCAATTCGCCGCCTCGAGTctaaggaggagtgggaggcAGGCCCTCTGCTCTATGAAGCCAGCGTTGACCACATAGGACCTGTTTCCAGATTCCCAGCTGGTGACTCAGGTGAAACAACAAGGGAGAATGCACAGGAGTTCACCAAGGCCCAGTTTCTCACTTCAGAGAGTGTGGAAGCTCAAATTGAGAAGAGTGATCTGGATGGACTCATTTCCGCAAATGTCATCACCTTGTCACCAGGCCCAATATCACCAGAGATGGCCGCAGAGCTGGCAGTGTTCCGCCGAAAGACCACCCCCAAGAGCTCTCCCCGACATAGCCATGGCAGCAGCCTGACCGGGGACTGCAGCCAGCCGGGCTCACAGTGTGGGCGACTTTGCTCAGCCCTGTTTGAGAGAGTGCCCCTGAGTGATATTGACATGGATATGGACGCGGTCCTGATCAAAACATCCATACTTCCAAATGTGTCACAGATCATTGTCCAGTCCGAGGAGGTACCGGAGATTATTGTGTTTCAAGCTGACATCAAACTGACTGACAGTGTTCCTGACCCCGAATGTGCTGTTATGAAGCACACTACCCCGCCACCAACTTCCCTCACCTATTGCAGTCCTGACACTGGTGATGCCGTGATCGCAAAGATGTCAGAGTCTCTGGAACTGATTGCTTCCAAATGTGTTATGGAAACCTCTGAGGACCAAACCACTGCTGAAACAAAGATTGATTCAGCACCCCAGAGGGGTAGAGGCTCTGCTTCTCTGCGGAGTTCCCGATCAAACATTGCTGCATTTATTTCCGAGAAGGACCAAGTAACTGCTGAAATGAAGGAGTCTGCTTCTCAGAAGAGTTCAGTGTCGAACATGGCTGCATGTTTTATATCCGACAAGGATCAAGTAACTGCTGAAATGAAGGAGTCTGCTTCTCAGAAGAGTTCAGTGTCGAACATGGCTGCATGTTTTATTTCCGAGAAGGACCAAGTAACTGCTGAAATGAAGGAGCCTGCTTCTCAGAAGAGTTCAGTGTTGAACATGGCTGCATGTTTTATATCCGACAAGGATCAAGTAACTGCTGAAATGAAGGAGTCTGCTTCTCAGAAGAGTTCAGTGTCGAACATGACTGCACTTTCTGCTGCTGATGAGAACCAAATAACAAAGGAGGCCACTGCCTATGAGAGTAGTTTGGATTCTGCTTCTCAGAAGAGTTCATTGTCAAATATTGTTATCCCAGCCAGACCTTCAGTGTGTGATGAGACTTCTGCAGCAGAGATACAAACTGTCTGTGAATCAAAGGAGGTGGCTACGTTTCAGGAGAACCAAGTGCCAGAAGTCGCAGCTCCAGATATGTCTGTTCTTGACATTAAAGTCTCTGCAACAGATATGGCCGCCACCACTCTGACTGAACCCCCTGCAGCTGTTGACACGTCAACCTCTGATGGGACCCCTGAAACACAGACACCCCTGCAATCCCAGGAGAATGTGATCTCAGGCCTTACTGTTCCGGACGTGCTGGAGACAAATACAAAGGTACCCTCCCCTTGCCACGAGTTTGCACCTGCTTTGGCTGAAGGTAAAACCAGCGTGAGCTTTGTGAGCTCATCTGCTGGGGCTATAAAGGAAGCCAAGGCTCCAGTGCTTGTAGATGTCCCCAGTTCAGCTAGAGTGGAGATGGAGCTGTTTGGGCCAGAAGCAGTCCAGATCACACAGGCGAACAGCGTTTCATCACTGGAAGTTCGCGCACCCTATTTGGTGTATCTTCCTCTTCAACCAGTGGAGGTGCTGATGTCTGGCATGATTCCCCAGGCCTGTGCCGAAGGCGAGGAAGTCAAAGCTTCCTCATATGTCTGCATCCCTGTGGCCACCGGGGAGTTGTCTCACAATCCCAGCTTTGTAGCAGCTATGACCCCTCAGTTGTCGAGAACAGGAAGCTTTGCTGGCATATTTAATACATTCCCTGAGACCCAGAAGACCCAGAATTCCACAGAGCCTTCTAGGCCTGCCTCGCAGGGGCACATGGGCTTTTCTAAGGCGCGGCGTCCCTGCACTCAATCCCCGGCTGGAGTTTCCATGACAGGAGAAGGAACTGGACTTGCAGCTCACACCTCTGCATCTTTAAAGCAGCAAGCAGCGGCAGCCGTCACAAATAATGGACAACTGCCTAACATCACCTGTTGCAGTTATGGGAAAT TGCCGAGTAGGCCTTCTGAGCCAGTGGTAGCCAGTGCCTGTCCATGTGTAGGGCCAGCCGGCCACTGGAGGCTGTGTCACCTGACTCATCCCGGTGCTCAGAGCGGGGTTCAACCTCCCTGCCACTACCAGGCCTCAGCTTACACGTCGCAATGTGGCCTGGAGCAGAAAGCCAAGATCCCCATGTACCTGGACTGTGGCTTGTACTGTAGCTGCCACCACATGCCTTCCGCCAGGTCATCCGGGAGTAGCATGCGCCCTCACCACATGCCAGAGACCACATGCTCTGGCCACAACCTGGGCCCCCTCATCTCCCATCAGTGCTGCTCATCCAAGCACGTCTGCGGCCAACACGTGCTGCCCGACACTGACCGCAGGTGCCCCCACTTCTGGCAGGCCATGTCCATACCGCTGCGGCCACACCACAGCTCGTCCGCGATGTGCGACCACCAGGAGGGGCAGAGTTGCGGCGGGGCCAACAGGAGCGCCTGTGGGCTGACCAGTGCCACCACCATGCCTAGCTGTTCACATCAGAGTGCCGCCACCATGCCTAGCTGTTCACATCAGAGTGCCACCACCATGCCCAGCTGTTCACATCAGTGTGCAGCCACAGAGGCCTGCCATGGTATGTCTGATAATATCAGGATCAAAGAATGTGATGGAGCTCTATTCTCTAAGGGCTTTGAATTGACATGTTTCTGCTTTGTAGTGACGGACTACGGGGCCAATTTCAACCTCTAG
- the LOC105900504 gene encoding uncharacterized protein LOC105900504 isoform X2 gives MYTYLHKVLIPKGLKPMLEGFSRAVVRCKPDSVQHFAEKYFKALLTFRVENPNLGFDELLKAFQQSKYPLLNPKASIRRLESKEEWEAGPLLYEASVDHIGPVSRFPAGDSGETTRENAQEFTKAQFLTSESVEAQIEKSDLDGLISANVITLSPGPISPEMAAELAVFRRKTTPKSSPRHSHGSSLTGDCSQPGSQCGRLCSALFERVPLSDIDMDMDAVLIKTSILPNVSQIIVQSEEVPEIIVFQADIKLTDSVPDPECAVMKHTTPPPTSLTYCSPDTGDAVIAKMSESLELIASKCVMETSEDQTTAETKIDSAPQRGRGSASLRSSRSNIAAFISEKDQVTAEMKESASQKSSVSNMAACFISDKDQVTAEMKESASQKSSVSNMAACFISEKDQVTAEMKEPASQKSSVLNMAACFISDKDQVTAEMKESASQKSSVSNMTALSAADENQITKEATAYESSLDSASQKSSLSNIVIPARPSVCDETSAAEIQTVCESKEVATFQENQVPEVAAPDMSVLDIKVSATDMAATTLTEPPAAVDTSTSDGTPETQTPLQSQENVISGLTVPDVLETNTKVPSPCHEFAPALAEGKTSVSFVSSSAGAIKEAKAPVLVDVPSSARVEMELFGPEAVQITQANSVSSLEVRAPYLVYLPLQPVEVLMSGMIPQACAEGEEVKASSYVCIPVATGELSHNPSFVAAMTPQLSRTGSFAGIFNTFPETQKTQNSTEPSRPASQGHMGFSKARRPCTQSPAGVSMTGEGTGLAAHTSASLKQQAAAAVTNNGQLPNITCCSYGKLPSRPSEPVVASACPCVGPAGHWRLCHLTHPGAQSGVQPPCHYQASAYTSQCGLEQKAKIPMYLDCGLYCSCHHMPSARSSGSSMRPHHMPETTCSGHNLGPLISHQCCSSKHVCGQHVLPDTDRRCPHFWQAMSIPLRPHHSSSAMCDHQEGQSCGGANRSACGLTSATTMPSCSHQSAATMPSCSHQSATTMPSCSHQCAATEACHVTDYGANFNL, from the exons ATGTACACCTATCTGCATAAAGTTCTGATTCCCAAGGGTCTCAAACCTATGCTTGAGGGATTCAGCAGAGCCGTGGTGAGATGTAAGCCGGACAGCGTCCAACATTTTGCTGAAAAATACTTCAAAGCTCTTCTCACCTTCAGAGTTG AGAATCCAAATTTAGGTTTTGATGAGCTTCTGAAGGCATTCCAACAATCAAAATATCCTCTAT TAAATCCAAAAGCCTCAATTCGCCGCCTCGAGTctaaggaggagtgggaggcAGGCCCTCTGCTCTATGAAGCCAGCGTTGACCACATAGGACCTGTTTCCAGATTCCCAGCTGGTGACTCAGGTGAAACAACAAGGGAGAATGCACAGGAGTTCACCAAGGCCCAGTTTCTCACTTCAGAGAGTGTGGAAGCTCAAATTGAGAAGAGTGATCTGGATGGACTCATTTCCGCAAATGTCATCACCTTGTCACCAGGCCCAATATCACCAGAGATGGCCGCAGAGCTGGCAGTGTTCCGCCGAAAGACCACCCCCAAGAGCTCTCCCCGACATAGCCATGGCAGCAGCCTGACCGGGGACTGCAGCCAGCCGGGCTCACAGTGTGGGCGACTTTGCTCAGCCCTGTTTGAGAGAGTGCCCCTGAGTGATATTGACATGGATATGGACGCGGTCCTGATCAAAACATCCATACTTCCAAATGTGTCACAGATCATTGTCCAGTCCGAGGAGGTACCGGAGATTATTGTGTTTCAAGCTGACATCAAACTGACTGACAGTGTTCCTGACCCCGAATGTGCTGTTATGAAGCACACTACCCCGCCACCAACTTCCCTCACCTATTGCAGTCCTGACACTGGTGATGCCGTGATCGCAAAGATGTCAGAGTCTCTGGAACTGATTGCTTCCAAATGTGTTATGGAAACCTCTGAGGACCAAACCACTGCTGAAACAAAGATTGATTCAGCACCCCAGAGGGGTAGAGGCTCTGCTTCTCTGCGGAGTTCCCGATCAAACATTGCTGCATTTATTTCCGAGAAGGACCAAGTAACTGCTGAAATGAAGGAGTCTGCTTCTCAGAAGAGTTCAGTGTCGAACATGGCTGCATGTTTTATATCCGACAAGGATCAAGTAACTGCTGAAATGAAGGAGTCTGCTTCTCAGAAGAGTTCAGTGTCGAACATGGCTGCATGTTTTATTTCCGAGAAGGACCAAGTAACTGCTGAAATGAAGGAGCCTGCTTCTCAGAAGAGTTCAGTGTTGAACATGGCTGCATGTTTTATATCCGACAAGGATCAAGTAACTGCTGAAATGAAGGAGTCTGCTTCTCAGAAGAGTTCAGTGTCGAACATGACTGCACTTTCTGCTGCTGATGAGAACCAAATAACAAAGGAGGCCACTGCCTATGAGAGTAGTTTGGATTCTGCTTCTCAGAAGAGTTCATTGTCAAATATTGTTATCCCAGCCAGACCTTCAGTGTGTGATGAGACTTCTGCAGCAGAGATACAAACTGTCTGTGAATCAAAGGAGGTGGCTACGTTTCAGGAGAACCAAGTGCCAGAAGTCGCAGCTCCAGATATGTCTGTTCTTGACATTAAAGTCTCTGCAACAGATATGGCCGCCACCACTCTGACTGAACCCCCTGCAGCTGTTGACACGTCAACCTCTGATGGGACCCCTGAAACACAGACACCCCTGCAATCCCAGGAGAATGTGATCTCAGGCCTTACTGTTCCGGACGTGCTGGAGACAAATACAAAGGTACCCTCCCCTTGCCACGAGTTTGCACCTGCTTTGGCTGAAGGTAAAACCAGCGTGAGCTTTGTGAGCTCATCTGCTGGGGCTATAAAGGAAGCCAAGGCTCCAGTGCTTGTAGATGTCCCCAGTTCAGCTAGAGTGGAGATGGAGCTGTTTGGGCCAGAAGCAGTCCAGATCACACAGGCGAACAGCGTTTCATCACTGGAAGTTCGCGCACCCTATTTGGTGTATCTTCCTCTTCAACCAGTGGAGGTGCTGATGTCTGGCATGATTCCCCAGGCCTGTGCCGAAGGCGAGGAAGTCAAAGCTTCCTCATATGTCTGCATCCCTGTGGCCACCGGGGAGTTGTCTCACAATCCCAGCTTTGTAGCAGCTATGACCCCTCAGTTGTCGAGAACAGGAAGCTTTGCTGGCATATTTAATACATTCCCTGAGACCCAGAAGACCCAGAATTCCACAGAGCCTTCTAGGCCTGCCTCGCAGGGGCACATGGGCTTTTCTAAGGCGCGGCGTCCCTGCACTCAATCCCCGGCTGGAGTTTCCATGACAGGAGAAGGAACTGGACTTGCAGCTCACACCTCTGCATCTTTAAAGCAGCAAGCAGCGGCAGCCGTCACAAATAATGGACAACTGCCTAACATCACCTGTTGCAGTTATGGGAAAT TGCCGAGTAGGCCTTCTGAGCCAGTGGTAGCCAGTGCCTGTCCATGTGTAGGGCCAGCCGGCCACTGGAGGCTGTGTCACCTGACTCATCCCGGTGCTCAGAGCGGGGTTCAACCTCCCTGCCACTACCAGGCCTCAGCTTACACGTCGCAATGTGGCCTGGAGCAGAAAGCCAAGATCCCCATGTACCTGGACTGTGGCTTGTACTGTAGCTGCCACCACATGCCTTCCGCCAGGTCATCCGGGAGTAGCATGCGCCCTCACCACATGCCAGAGACCACATGCTCTGGCCACAACCTGGGCCCCCTCATCTCCCATCAGTGCTGCTCATCCAAGCACGTCTGCGGCCAACACGTGCTGCCCGACACTGACCGCAGGTGCCCCCACTTCTGGCAGGCCATGTCCATACCGCTGCGGCCACACCACAGCTCGTCCGCGATGTGCGACCACCAGGAGGGGCAGAGTTGCGGCGGGGCCAACAGGAGCGCCTGTGGGCTGACCAGTGCCACCACCATGCCTAGCTGTTCACATCAGAGTGCCGCCACCATGCCTAGCTGTTCACATCAGAGTGCCACCACCATGCCCAGCTGTTCACATCAGTGTGCAGCCACAGAGGCCTGCCATG TGACGGACTACGGGGCCAATTTCAACCTCTAG